CGGCAGATCGCGACCGCGCATCTGGTGCTGTGCGCGTCGCCCGGCTATCTGCGCAAGCATGGCACGCCCAAGCGCGTCGCCGATCTCGCGCGCCACAACTATCTGCAGTACGCGGGCGTGTCGGCGCTCGAGGTCGCGACCGGCGACGCGGGCTCGCGCGTGCGTCTGTCGGGCAACCTGATCGTCAACCAGCTCGAGGCGCAGCGCGTGGTCGTGCTGCACGGCGCGGGCATCGCGATGCTGGGCACCGAGGTGATCGGCAGCGATCTCGCCGAGGGTCGGCTGGTGCCGCTGCTGGTCGACGAAGTGCCGCCGCGCGAGCTGCCGATCCACGTGGTCTACACGAGCCGGCGGCATCTATCGGCCAAGGTGCGCTCGTTCGTCGATTTTCTGGCGGCGCGGTTCGCGAACGAGTCGCTGTGGCCGTCGCTCGATGAGATCAAGGCGTTGGCGGGGCGCTAACGTTTCGCGAAGCACCGAACAAAGGCCGCCAATCGCCCGCCCCGCGCGCCGCCGCCGTCCTACCCCGTTTCTATATACTGACTGTCAATACCCGTCAGTCGAATGATCTGGGGGAGACATGACCGATCTGTCCACGCCGCAGCGTGCCGGCAGCCACGAGCTGCCCGCGGGCCGGCGCCTGCGCTTCGTCACCGCCGCCGCGCTGTTCGACGGCCACGACGCGTCGATCAACATCATGCGGCGCATCCTGCAGGCAAGCGGCGTCGAGGTGATTCACCTCGGCCACAACCGCTCCGTCGCTGAAGTCGCGACCGCCGCGCTGGACGAGGACGCCGACGGCGTCGCCGTGTCGAGCTACCAGGGCGGCCACAACGAATACTTCCGCTACCTCGTCGAGTTGCTGCGCGCGCGCGGCGGCGAGCGCATCAAGGTGTTCGGCGGCGGCGGCGGCGTGATCGTCCCCGAAGAAATTGCCGCGCTCGAACGCGACGGCGTCGAAAAAATCTACTCGCCTCACGACGGCCAGCGGCTCGGTCTGCAAGGCATGATCGACGACATGATCGCGCGCTGCGTCGAAGCCGCGCGCGCGACCGACGCGGCGCGGCCGGCGCCGGTGCGCGAATGGCTCGCCGAACTGACCGCGCGGCCGTTGCCGCGTGGCGATGAGGCCAACGCACCGCGCGCCGGCACGGCGCCCGGTGCGCACCCCGCCGATCTTGTCGCGCCGATCTTCCGCCGCCTCGCGCAATTGATCAGCGCGTTCGAAACGAATACCGTCGACGCCGCCGCGCGCGACCAGCTATCGACGCTCGCGCAAGCGCCGCGCGTGCCCGTGCTCGGCATTACCGGCACCGGCGGCGCGGGCAAGTCGTCGCTGACCGACGAGCTGATCCGCCGCTTCCGGCTCGACTACGGCGACACGCTGACGATCGCCGTGCTCGCGATCGATCCGTCGCGCCGCAAATCCGGCGGCGCACTGCTCGGCGACCGGATCCGCATGAACGCGATCGGCGATTGGCGAGGCGGCGCCCGCATCTATATGCGCTCGATGGCGACGCGCGAGGCATCGAGCGAAATTTCCGACTCGCTGCCCGCCGCGCTAATGCTGTGCAAGGTCGCGGGCTTCGATCTGATCGTCGTCGAAACCTCGGGGATCGGCCAGGGCGATGCGGCGATCGTGCCGTTCGTCGACGAATCGCTGTACGTGATGACACCCGAGTTCGGCGCCGCGAGTCAGCTCGAGAAGATCGACATGCTCGACTTTGCGAGCTTCGTTGCGATCAACAAGTTCGATCGCAACGGGGCGCAGGATGCGCTGCGCGACGTCGCGAAGCAGGTGCAGCGCAACCGCGGCGACTTCGCGACACCGCCCGACGCGATGCCGGTGTTCGGCACGATCGCGTCGCGCTTCAACGACGACGGCGTGACCGCACTTTACCGGCACATCGCTAATGCACTGCGCACGCACGGCCTGCGCGAAGGCGGCGCGCGGCTCGGTGGGTCCGAAGGTCTGCGCTTCTCGAGCAATCTGCACGCGATCGTGCCGCCCGCGCGCGTGCGCTATCTGGCCGACATTGCGCAGACGGTACGCGGCTATCGCGAGCGGGCCGACGCACAGGCGCAAATCGCGCGCGAGCGCTGGCAACTCGTCGAGACGCGCCGCATGCTCGGCGAGGCAGGCGGCGACGTTGCGTCGCTCGATGCGCTGATCGACCAACGCGGCGCCGGGCTCGGCGAGCGCGAACGCAAGCTGCTCGACGCGTGGCCGCAAACGGTGGCCGCGTATTCCGGCGACGAACATGTGGTGCGCATCCGCGAACGTGAGATCCACACCGCGCTAACGGTCACGACGCTGTCCGGCTCCGCAGTCCGCAAAGTGTCGCTGCCGAAATTCGTCGATCACGGCGAGATTCTGCGCTGGCTGATGCTCGACAATCTGCCCGGCTATTTCCCGTTCACCGCCGGCGTGTTTCCGTTTCGCCGCGAGAATGAAGACCCGACGCGCATGTTCGCGGGCGAGGGCGATCCGCAGCGGACGAATCGCCGCTTCAAGCTGCTGTCGGAAGGCATGCCGGCCAAGCGGCTATCCACCGCGTTCGACTCGGTGACGCTGTACGGCGAAGAGCCGCACGAGCGCCCGGATATCTATGGCAAGGTCGGCAATTCGGGCGTGTCGGTCGCGACGCTCGACGACATGAAGACGCTGTACGACGGCTTCGACCTGTGCTCGCCGGATACGTCGGTCTCGATGACGATCAACGGCCCTGCGCCGACGATCCTCGCGATGTTCTTCAACGTCGCGATCGACCAGCAGATCGCGCGCAAAGAAGCGGAACAAGGCCGGGCGCTGACCGAGGCGGAACTCGCCGCAACGCGCCGCGCCGCGCTCGAAAACGTGCGCGGCACCGTACAGGCCGACATCCTGAAGGAAGACCAGGGGCAGAACACCTGCATCTTCTCGACCGAATTCAGCCTGAAGGTGATGGGCGACATTCAGGCGTATTTCGTCGAGCACGGCGTGCGCAACTTCTATTCGGTGTCGATTTCCGGCTATCACATCGCCGAGGCTGGCGCGAACCCGATCTCGCAGCTCGCGTACACGCTCGCGAACGGCTTCACGTACGTGGAGGCGTATCTCGCGCGCGGCATGTCGATCGACGACTTCGCACCGAATCTGTCGTTCTTCTTCTCGAACGGCATGGACCCGGAGTACACGGTGCTCGGCCGCGTCGCAAGGCGCATCTGGGCGATCGCGATGCGCGAGCGCTATGGCGCGAACGAGCGCAGCCAGAAGCTCAAGTATCACGTGCAGACGTCGGGCCGCAGCCTGCACGCGCAGGAGATCGATTTCAACGATATCCGCACGACGCTGCAGGCACTGATCGCGATCTACGACAACTGCAACTCGCTGCACACCAATGCGTTCGACGAAGCGATCACGACGCCGACCGAGGAATCGGTGCGTCGTGCGGTCGCGATCCAGCTGATCATCAATCGCGAATGGGGGCTCGCGAAGAATCAGAATCCGCATCAGGGCAGCTTCGTGATCGACGAGCTGACCGATCTGGTCGAGGAAGCGGTGCTCGCCGAGTTCGAGCGGCTCACCGAGCGCGGCGGCGTGCTCGGCGCAATGGAAACCGGCTATCAACGCGGACGGATTCAGGACGAGTCGATGCTGTACGAGCATCGCAAGCATGACGGCTCGTATCCGATCGTCGGCGTGAATACGTTCGTGAGCGCGCATCCGCATGAAGCGCCGCGGCCGCTGGTGCTCGCGCGTTCCACCGACGCGGAAAAGCAGAGTCAGCTGCAGCGGTTGCGCGACTTCCAGGCGCGCCACCGCGACGCCGCGCCGCCGGCGCTCGAACGCCTCAAGCGCGCGGTGATCGACGACGGCAACGTGTTCGCCGCGCTGATGGACGTGGTGCGCGTGTGTTCGCTCGGACAGATCACCCACGCGCTATTTGAGGTGGGCGGGCAGTATCGGCGGAACATGTAGG
Above is a window of Paraburkholderia sprentiae WSM5005 DNA encoding:
- the icmF gene encoding fused isobutyryl-CoA mutase/GTPase IcmF; protein product: MTDLSTPQRAGSHELPAGRRLRFVTAAALFDGHDASINIMRRILQASGVEVIHLGHNRSVAEVATAALDEDADGVAVSSYQGGHNEYFRYLVELLRARGGERIKVFGGGGGVIVPEEIAALERDGVEKIYSPHDGQRLGLQGMIDDMIARCVEAARATDAARPAPVREWLAELTARPLPRGDEANAPRAGTAPGAHPADLVAPIFRRLAQLISAFETNTVDAAARDQLSTLAQAPRVPVLGITGTGGAGKSSLTDELIRRFRLDYGDTLTIAVLAIDPSRRKSGGALLGDRIRMNAIGDWRGGARIYMRSMATREASSEISDSLPAALMLCKVAGFDLIVVETSGIGQGDAAIVPFVDESLYVMTPEFGAASQLEKIDMLDFASFVAINKFDRNGAQDALRDVAKQVQRNRGDFATPPDAMPVFGTIASRFNDDGVTALYRHIANALRTHGLREGGARLGGSEGLRFSSNLHAIVPPARVRYLADIAQTVRGYRERADAQAQIARERWQLVETRRMLGEAGGDVASLDALIDQRGAGLGERERKLLDAWPQTVAAYSGDEHVVRIREREIHTALTVTTLSGSAVRKVSLPKFVDHGEILRWLMLDNLPGYFPFTAGVFPFRRENEDPTRMFAGEGDPQRTNRRFKLLSEGMPAKRLSTAFDSVTLYGEEPHERPDIYGKVGNSGVSVATLDDMKTLYDGFDLCSPDTSVSMTINGPAPTILAMFFNVAIDQQIARKEAEQGRALTEAELAATRRAALENVRGTVQADILKEDQGQNTCIFSTEFSLKVMGDIQAYFVEHGVRNFYSVSISGYHIAEAGANPISQLAYTLANGFTYVEAYLARGMSIDDFAPNLSFFFSNGMDPEYTVLGRVARRIWAIAMRERYGANERSQKLKYHVQTSGRSLHAQEIDFNDIRTTLQALIAIYDNCNSLHTNAFDEAITTPTEESVRRAVAIQLIINREWGLAKNQNPHQGSFVIDELTDLVEEAVLAEFERLTERGGVLGAMETGYQRGRIQDESMLYEHRKHDGSYPIVGVNTFVSAHPHEAPRPLVLARSTDAEKQSQLQRLRDFQARHRDAAPPALERLKRAVIDDGNVFAALMDVVRVCSLGQITHALFEVGGQYRRNM